In Oncorhynchus mykiss isolate Arlee chromosome 19, USDA_OmykA_1.1, whole genome shotgun sequence, the sequence AATCTTAGAACTGATAAGCTAATTGTATTGTCAATTGTATTTTCTTTCATCAAAAAAGTTGTTTTTGTGCACAATCATGTATTCTGTTTAACCCAATCAAGGGTACATAACAGATTCAAACAAAAAGTATTGCATAAAATGGCTGTTCCTGTGTTATGAACCGTTTGTTGTTTTGCTCTATACAAAGAGTCTGTTGACTACTGAACTCAGAGGTATTGACTTACTAAACGTCCTCATAATTTCAGCTGTTTCCTTTTTTGGCATCGCAAACGTACCTAAAATGATGAACAAGCAGTTTTGTATAATTTCACATGTTAAACATGTGCTGTTGAAAACATGGGCTACAGTCTACCAGTGTTCACTTCCTTTTAGTCTTAATGTTAGTAGTGAGTACAGTAGCAGGTTGTGGGATCTCTCGGGCCCAGAGAATGGATGATTTGGGTTCTGTGGTTGGTCAGGACCTGCAGCTTGTGGATCAGCTGCAGAAGGTGAGGACTAGGACTGTGTGCATCAAGGATCTCCAACTGCTCCAAATGCTTCAACTGTTGGAGGCTCAAGAACTCCTTCTCTGATACATTGTAGTGTCTGAAAGAGTAGAATAGAAAAGTGAGTCAGAATATCTGCTTGGCTTAAATTAATGAGTCAAACCCTTGGAAAATGCGCACATTAGTCACTTAACATGTAGACACTTAATTAGGAGTTCACCAGTAACTTATTACTACATCTGGGTTCGTACCACAACACAGAAGTCAGTTGTTAATATCTCACCGCATTTTAAGGGTCATGAGCTGGGGGAATAGTTTGGGGATCTCTccgatgctgctgctgctgttataGCTGCATGGATCAAAGTGCAGATACAAGAGGCCTGAAGCCTGTTTCCCTAGAGCCTTCATGTCCTTCTGCTCCACCATCACCCGCTGCAGAGTTAAACTGGTCACTGTGTTGGGAATGGAGTGAGCATAAGCACTGACGGGATGGCCTTCTGGAAAACAAAACATAGGACAGTCAAACATCTCCAAATGAAGCCACAGGACAGTCCATACTGCTGCCCCgtaccccaccaactgtcagactcgtaaccccaccaactgtcagactccatagtgctgacccgtaaccccaccaactgtcagactcgtaaccccaccaactgtcagactcgtaaccccaccaactgtcagactcgtaaccccaccaactgtcagactccatagtgctgactcgtaaccccaccaactgtcagactcgtaaccccaccaactgtcacactcgtaaccccaccaactgtcacactcgtaaccccaccaactgtcacactcgtaaccccaccaactgtcagactccatagtgctgacccgtaaccccaccaactgtcagactcgtaaccccaccaactgtcagactcgtaaccccaccaactgtcagactcgtaaccccaccaactgtcagactcgtaaccccaccaactgtcagactccatagtgctgactcgtaaccccaccaactgtcagactcgtaaccccaccaactgtcagactcgtaaccccaccaactgtcagactccatagtgctgactcgtaaccccaccaactgtcagactcgtaaccccaccaactgtcagactcgtaaccccaccaactgtcagactcgtaaccccaccaactgtcagacccgtaaccccaccaactgtcagactcgtaaccccaccaactgtcagactcgtaaccccaccaactgtcagactcgtaaccccaccaactgtcagactcgtaaccccaccaactgtcagactcgtaacc encodes:
- the im:7136021 gene encoding uncharacterized protein im:7136021 isoform X2 encodes the protein MDPTLPEEALKCLPSLQSLAVDYRDRDVDPSRCHLKTWLRELPQLAVLNIAKGHPVSAYAHSIPNTVTSLTLQRVMVEQKDMKALGKQASGLLYLHFDPCSYNSSSSIGEIPKLFPQLMTLKMRHYNVSEKEFLSLQQLKHLEQLEILDAHSPSPHLLQLIHKLQVLTNHRTQIIHSLGPRDPTTCYCTHY